The Alnus glutinosa chromosome 1, dhAlnGlut1.1, whole genome shotgun sequence region tttatatcaaatgcttactttgtttgatttgttatgtttcgaaaatattttgaatgcttaatttattgtgtcatgtttatgaaatcaagttctcaatcaacccatgtttgatctattttatattatgtctcaagaatatgtaataaattgctaGGTGGATCCCGGAAgccttagtgttttcttttaatttttcttaatttagtttagctaattttattttagtttatcatctatccattgctccactttttagtggaaaaatccatttaatttattttttttgcacaataataggaattttacttagtatctaccattccctgtggatcgacctcgtactaaccgagaattattacttgcgaaaacctacacttgggtttgcacccttttTGGTCCAACACTTTTGAAGCTCATCAAGAGCTCGAGCCAAGCTCAAGCTTTAGTATAGTGTAAACAAGCCAAGCACACCGGCCACTACTCGCCTGAGATGGGCTCATTGACAGCTCTAGCCCTAATACCACTGTTGGATCTAGAAATAGTCGTGATATCTTCCATGAGGATGTTAATCTCATAAGAGGCAACATGTTGAGGGAGCTAAAAAAAAGCGTATAAAAATCACCACCGTTGCATCCTTTTATCGATGCAATGGAGTCTCTTCGCAACAGGTACAACTTTGCCAAGAATTGCATATGTTAAACAGATACAACCCTTTCAAAGGGTTGTGTTTATTCACCATGAACAAATATCTCTCACTAAAAAACCTATCACCATGGGAGATTATGGTGTGCAGGGGTAAATGATCACCCATCAGTACTATTAATGAGACTAGTAAGAATCAATTCCTGTTGATAGGAGGCTAGGGCATCATTTTTAAGTAACAAGATCGAGTACTGAGCTCACATGCATATAGATACTAATTAGTACTATCAACGTTGATCAAAACTTGAAACCAATGCACCAGTTTTGCAGGCTTGTCACCAACATCTTGCAAGTTGTACGTAATTTGCAATTACTGTAGGGGTTGATCCAAAATGAACTTGCAATTAACAAGAGCTGAGCTGACAATCATGGCTTGCAATCTTAGCTCTCATTTAACACGTCAGTATCTATATCAGCATCTCAATGCAATGTTATATTAGCAAGTGCCAAGTCATTTATAggaaccataaaaaataataataataataataataataataaaaacccataaaaaccAATCAATCTGATACGTGAAACATAGGAACCCATAAAAACCAACACTCCTAATATTTTCATGTATTATTTTGTAGTACTTAAAATCAGAACACACCAAGTGGAATTTCAAATGGTTGAGCAAGAAATACTGCTGCCGTACCATGCATTTAAGGCACTGCTAACATGTTGATACAGAAAGTGCAATCAAGATCAACCCTACaacattatataaaataaaatatatataacaaaataaaattttgacaatgaaatagatttttttagatATCGGTATTCTAGTTCACTTATATCCaaacaaaactttgaaatataTTGATCCACATACAAGGATAGCGTAGCCGAGAGTATATGGCTCTTAGATATCATATTATCCCTCTATTTAAGCGGCTtctatataacaaaataaaattttgacaatgaaatagatttttttagatATTGGTATTCTAGTTCActtatatcaaaacaaaacttCGAAATATATTAGTCCACATACAAGGCTCTTAGATATCATATTATCCCTCTATTTAAGCGGCTtctatataacaaaataaaattttgacaatgaaatagatttttttagatATCGGTATTCTAGTTCACTTATATCCAAACAAAACTTCGAAATATATTGATCCACATACAAGGATAGCGTAGCCGAGAGTATATGGCTCTTAGATATCATATTATCCCTCTATTTAAGCGGCTtctatataacaaaataaaattttgacaatgaaatagatttttttagatATCGGTATTCTAGTTCActttatcaaaacaaaacttCGAAATATATTAGTCCACATACAAGGCTCTTAGATATCATATTATCCCTCTATTTAAGCGGCTtctatataacaaaataaaattttgacaatgaaatagatttttttagatGTCGGTATTCTAGTTCActtatatcaaaacaaaacttCGAAATATATTAGTCCACATACAAGGATAGCATAGCCGAGAGTATATGGCTCTTAGATATCATCCTATCCCTCTATTTAAGCGGCTTCTATATTTTGtctatataacaaaataaaattttgacaatgaaatagatttttttagatATCGGTATTCTAGTTCACTTATATCCAAACAAAACTTCGAAATATATTAGTCCACATACAAGGATAGCGTAGCTGAGAGTATATGGCTCTTAGATATCAACTTATCCCTTTATTTAAGCGGCTTCTATATTTTGtctatataacaaaataaaattttgacaatgaaatagatttttttagatATCGGTATTCTAGTTCACTTATATCAAAATAAAACTTCGAAATATATTAGTCCACATACAAGGATAGCATAGCCGAGAGTATATGACTCTTAGATATCATCCTATCCCTCTATTTAAGCGGCTTCTATATTTTGtctatataacaaaataaaattttgacaatgaaatagatttttttagatATCGGTATTCTAGTTCACTTATATCCAAACAAAACTTCGAAATATATTAGTCCACATACAAGGATAGCGTAGCTGAGAGTATATGGCTCTTAGATATCAACTTATCCCTTTATTTAAGCGGCTTCTATATTTTGtctatataacaaaataaaattttgacaatgAAATGGATTTTTTTAGATATCGGTATTCTAGTTCActtatatcaaaacaaaacttCGAAATATATTAGTCCACATACAAGGATAGCATAGCCGAGAGTATATGGCTCTTAGATATCATCCTATCCCTCTATTTAAGCGGCTTCTATATTTTGtctatataacaaaataaaattttgacaatgaaatagatttttttagatATTGGTATTCTAGTTCACTTATAtccaaacaaaattataaatatagaaaaagaaaaaaattgagtttcaaaattatgtttggatagttTTAGTGaatctgaaacaaaatttgaaaaatatgtttgggagtgtgaattaaattgaatataattgagaaaaaaaaatataaaaatgatttttttattattgttataaacatataaaaattaattaacatttGTCCTACAAATTTAAgtttacaaaaaaagaagaagagaaatttaattatttaatcaacaTATAAACACCAAAGGAATGCAAAATTCGACTACAGGGACAATGTGTTGTGACTTATCTGAAAAACCATCACAAGAAACCAAATAACGATCATGCATCACAGGATTGAAGAAGCAGGGGTTATTTTTTAGGATTGAAGAAGCTCTGAGTCAAATATCACTCTGCACTGAAAAactctgcaaaaaaaaaaagggttgtatTTTACTTGATGAAATAAACTAGTAGTACATTCAGTTTCTATACAGGCTTGTCACCAACATCTTGCAAGTTGTACGTAATTTGCAATTACTGTAGGGGTTGACCCAAAATGAACTTGCAATTAACAAGAGCTGAGCTGACAATCATGGCTTGCAATCTTAGCTCTCATTTAACACGTCAGTATCTATATCAGCATCTCAATGCAATGTTATATTAGCAAGTGCCAAGTCATTTATAggaaccataaaaaataataataataataataataataaaaacccataaaaaccAATCAATCTGATACGTGAAACATAGGAACCCATAAAAACCAACACTCCTAATATTTTCATGTATTATTTTATAGTACTTAAAATCAGAACACACCAAGTGGAATTTCAAATGGTTGAGCAAGAAATACTGCTGCCGTACCATGCATTTAAGGCACTGCTAACATGTTGATACAGAAAGTGCAATCAAGATCAACCCTACaacattatataaaataaaatatatataacaaaataaaattttgacaatgaaatagatttttttaaatatcggTATTCTAGTTCACTTATATCCaaacaaaactttgaaatataTTGATCCACATACAAGGATAGCGTAGCCGAGAGTATATGGCTCTTAGATATCATATTATCCCTCTATTTAAGCGGCTtctatataacaaaataaaattttgacaatgaaatagatttttttagatTTCGGTATTCTAGTTCActtatatcaaaacaaaacttCGAAATATATTAGTCCACATACAAGGCTCTTAGATATCATATTATCCCTCTATTTAAGCGGCTtctatataacaaaataaaattttgacaatgaaatagatttttttagatATCGGTATTCTAGTTCacttttatcaaaacaaaacttCGAAATATATTAGTCCACATACAAGGATAGCATAGCCGAGAGTATATGGCTCTTAGATATCATCCTATCCCTCTATTTAAGCGGCTTCTATATTTTGtctatataacaaaataaaattttgacaataaaatagttttttttattagatatCGGTATTTTAGTTCACTTATATCCAAACAAAACTTAACTTTGAAATATAGTACCGGTTCAGATACAGTGATAGCGAAGCCGAGAGTATATGGCTCTTAGATATCATCTTATCCCTCTATTTAAGTGGCTtctatataacaaaataaaattttgacaatgaagtagtttttttttattagatatCGGTATTTTAGTTCACTTATAACCAAACAAAACTTAACTTTGGCATATAGTACTGGTCCACATACGTACAATACAATAGCAGCGTAGCCGATAGAGTAGATGGCTCTTAGATATCATCTTATCCCTCTATTTAAGCGGCTTCCCCTGCTGCTTTCCTTGTTACTCAATCTCTCTTTTTTCCAAGCGAGAAGAAAAGGCAGCACAGGTGGCCGGGATGGATGGGGTGGAGTACAGAGAATCAAAGGAAGTGAACGTGGGAAACCGAACAAGAGGGAGGAGTAGTTATGATTTAATTCTGAGGGTTTTGGCGTTGGTGCTCACTTTGGCGGCCGCTATTCTTCTTGGGGTGGACAAGCAGACTAAGGGTTCGCAAACTGCTAAGTGGCATTACGTGTCTGCCTTCGTGTAAGTCTAGctgatctttcttcttcttttatctttcttttttatggtGATTAAATTTTTCTACAGTGCTGCTTCATTTCCTACAAgaaattttttcatatatataaatcagcTTTTAAaagtgagatatatatatatatatatatatatgttatttaagCAATTAAAATAATGCTTTGAGAAAGTATATGCTATTAAATAAACACGTGTTTTTACTTTTTCGCATGCTAAGAAGTAAGAACACATCACTTTTAGAAGTGAAATTTGTGTCCGATTAAATTTGAACGGTTCACttcaagaaaattaattaatagcaTCTTCAACAATAATAGTCAAAGTAGCTATTAACAAAGTACTACTCACTATTATAGCTACTATTTTTTCTATACTCTTTTCAACAGATTCTTTattctactttttattttctataaatattattttgtgtgaaaaaaaaaagaggaaaataaatagtgtgaaagaaggaaaggaagagagaaaacaattaaaaattgttttagtgtgaatagtaaataggctattttgcctatttactattcacactaaaatgaaaaattatattctgcaTATTCTGTTAGAGACGAAAAATagctcataatagtcaaatttgatgcTCTAAAAGAGCACATATATACTTGGGCCATGATAGAACATCCATCTTTTAATAACtcaaataaaaatgtttgattttcatctcttttgtcTATCTCTCTGTATAAGATATAGACAAATCCATAATTAAATCTGTTTAAtgatgaatttgcaaaaatagaTGAAGGTCTAACAACTCTCTAAATCAAAATAGCTAGAGATCTAAAGACATAAATTTTGTCACATCATCCATCTTTTAATAAAGAGATGATTTATTTCCTTAATTAGGTGATCTTTTTTCGAGCTTTCCCTTTTCGAAATTactgttgaattttttagatttatgtGTGAGATTTACATGGCtccataaatttaatgataatttgttttttaaaataaaataaaataaaataataataaaataataataataattgaaataagGACAAAAGAAGAAGGATGCATAGGAATAAGGAACATaccaaaagaggaagaaagtcAAGAAATAGGTTTCTTAAAGTTAATGTTTGGAAGTCCAGCTAGTTAGGAAAAATATTCTCCCACGTACAACATGCATGACTGTACAATTTATGCATAATACAAGACACATGGATAAGACCTATGTAAATAAGATCCATGAAACCTATATCTTGTGTTAGTGCACAAATTTTATGGACCAATCACTTCTCAGCTAGATAATATTTTGGTTGTTTGCTGGATTTGGCTGAGTCGGCGTTTATGGTTCTCCTTGGAACTGGCATTAATTGGTGGATGTGGTACGGTAGATTCTGACGCCGTCAATGTTTGACCTCCTCCATGTtccgaaagaaagaaaattaggaAGATTCACATTATAGGCCATTCcagcaggtttttttttttttttttttttttttttggaaaaaataaaaatcatttaactTCTGCTTTTATTGTTTGgggaagtaaaaaaaaaaaaaaatgaagtggctgGGCTCAagcctcaatatatatattagtgttaAACCAGGAGTTATagttctctatttatttttaaaacaaatactCAAAACACTTTCTCTAGtaaaaaatcaccatttaaaaataaagtatgaACATGGAACATTAATTCTTAATGAGTCAATCATTAATCATTTCTATTAACATTAATTGTTTTGTGGTTTGTGAACTAGGTATTTTGTGGTGGCCAATGCTACTGTATCTTCATACGCAGCCCTCTCTCTAGTCCTTTTATTCACAGGCACGGGTGCAAACCGCGTCTTAAAGTTGGTGATCTTCGTCGTCGATACGCTAATGGTGGCATTGCTCTTCTCCGGCATTGGAGCCACCACCGCAGTCGGCTTAATTGGCTTCCAAGGGAATTCTCACCTCGGGTGGGGAAAAGTGTGTAACGTGTTTGATAAATTTTGCCATCAAGTGTTAGGATCTGTTGCGCTTTCTGTGTTTGGATCACTAGCATTTATCTTGATAGTTGTCTTCTCTGCTTTGAGAGACAACTGAAAATCCTAGGGTAAAATGGTCAAGTATGTATTAATAACAATATTATAAGGCTCCCTAATAATGTTATGTCCTGCATTTGTATCAAATAAATTGAATGAGTTTCTGAATCCCTATTTTTGTTAGAAATTGGGGGTGATGGATATATATGATGTTGTGGCTTTCGTTTGGCCAGATTTCTCATGAGGGATTTGAAGAAAggaataaattattaaatgttagagcattcacatccgGGTTAACAAatatttagctaaaatttagttaaagaatacatttttatattttagttataAACTTTTTCAAAGCACCAACATCCGGATTAGCATTTTAGCCATTCattttcactattccatttaaaatattatttattttcattatactcaaagaagagagagaatcagattaattattttattaatttaaaataaaataataaaataacccATTGCCATTAAATGTCTTCTTAGAAGTCTCTCCATCGTTATCATCAGCCATTCAAGAGaacagaccaaaaaaaaaacaaattaaaaccaaGAAgtcaagaaagagaaagagaaagagaaagaggttTCTTAATTAAAGTTTGTGTTTGTGGGTGAACATCCAgtgcatataatataatataatataatatagaTTTCATGCTGTCAAAATGCATTAGGTGTACACCCAGCAGTTGATGTacaaataatttaatattacGAGACAATATATGTGATGCTATCCGGTCCATGCAGAGATCGATCTCTAGGGTGGTGGCCACATCACACGTTCAAATTCCTCGCTCTTTTTATAACCCCAAAAGGTAGAATATTTCGAGATATTATATTCGGACCACTCTGATTCTCAAAATACATGAAGCCtctcaaactctccaaatttaCAATACATGTTCATCAAAATTcgaaaccatatatatatatatattatatgaaaCAAACCAGAGGATATAGCGAACCTGTGGAGTTGGCACTTGTGTTTTTCACATTCACTTGTTTCTCCCTCCTTAAACACCACAACTTGGCTCCAATTAGGATACACAcacaaaacgacatcgtttcaaATGGGATTTTAAtggcaaaaaaagaagaagagagagaggatcAAAATAGGTCCAATGTAGGCCTAATACCCAAAAACAGGCCAAAAATGCTCAAATTTAAAAGCGGTTATGTAGTACAGTTATACCTTTAAATAACTGCTAACTTGCGGTTACAATTAGCGGTTAGAgacaataaccgctaaccgtaactACCTTTTCACCCATATCTCTAACCCTACGCCTCTCTCTCCTACATTTCTACAAGCCCAACCATGGCTGAGCATGGTAGATTTGGGAGAGGCTTTGGTGGTGGTCGCTCGAGTGTAGACCATGTTGGTCGTGGAGGTCGGCGCAAGGCACGCTGTGGCGTGGAGAAGAAGTGGGTGCCGGTGAAGCACACTACCTGAGTTGAGCCGAGCCAAGTACTTGATAAGGCACTTGACTACACTAATGGGAGAGCTCGAGTTCATACAAGGTTTCTTTCTTGGTGATCGAGGCAATTCAAACCATGCTTTTGAAGCTCATCAGGAGCTCGAGCCAAGTTTAAGCTTTAGTATAGTGTAAACAAGCCAAGCACACCAGCTACTACTCGTATGAGGTTGGCTCATTTACAGCTCTAGCCCTAATACCACTGT contains the following coding sequences:
- the LOC133880017 gene encoding CASP-like protein 1E2: MDGVEYRESKEVNVGNRTRGRSSYDLILRVLALVLTLAAAILLGVDKQTKGSQTAKWHYVSAFVYFVVANATVSSYAALSLVLLFTGTGANRVLKLVIFVVDTLMVALLFSGIGATTAVGLIGFQGNSHLGWGKVCNVFDKFCHQVLGSVALSVFGSLAFILIVVFSALRDN